The following proteins are encoded in a genomic region of Lachnospiraceae bacterium KM106-2:
- a CDS encoding activator of (R)-2-hydroxyglutaryl-CoA dehydratase: protein MTRTLNTLGIDIGSTTIKVVVLDEQKKILFSDYERHFANIQETLAKLIKKAYDKLGDMDFAPVITGSGGLTISKYLNIPFIQEVVAVSTALEHYAPQTDVAIELGGEDAKIIYFTNGIDQRMNGICAGGTGSFIDQMATLLKTDASGLNEYAKNYKAIYPIAARCGVFAKSDIQPLINEGATKEDLSASIFQAVVNQTISGLACGKPIRGHVAFLGGPLHFLTELKETFVRTLNLTEEETIVPDNSHLFAAIGSALNSKFEGITSFKSLSALLHTHINIEFEVSRMQPLFASEEEYASFTDKHAKHIVQKGDLSTYKGNCYLGIDAGSTTTKAALVGEDGKLLYSFYSNNNGSPLKTSITAIQEIYSLLPKEAKIVRSCSTGYGEALIKSALLLDEGEVETVAHYHAAAFFEPDVDCILDIGGQDMKCIKIKNRAVDKIQLNEACSSGCGSFIETFAKSLNYSVQDFAKVALFAKNPIDLGSRCTVFMNSKVKQAQKEGASVADISAGLAYSVIKNALLKVIKLTDPKDLGNKVVVQGGTFYNDAVLRSFERISGCNAVRPDIAGIMGAFGAALIARSHYKEQPTTMLSIDDINALTYKTTMTRCQHCTNHCLLTINRFSGGRNFISGNRCERGLGKAKKSTDVPNLFEYKYNRMFDYKPLEEQEAKRGAVGIPRVLNQYDNFPFWFTFFTELGYRVELSPQSTRKVYELGIESIPSESECYPAKLAHGHVMWLIKQGIKYIFYPCIPFEHQEFEGVNNHYNCPIVTSYGENIKNNVEELNDPSIKYQNPFLSFENEEIITKRLIDVMKEENGISAEETKAAVHKAYKEWMNAKDDIRKKGEETIEYLKRTGKKGIVLAGRPYHVDKEINHGIPELITSYDVAVLTEDSIAHLGHVDRPTISMDQWVYHSRLYAAASYVRTNPNLELIQLNSFGCGLDAVTTDQVNDILTDSDKIYTVLKIDEVNNLGAARIRIRSLLSAIRERDENKVTTTVRDSAHHRVIFTEEMKQNYTILCPQMSPIHFDLVKAALDSCGFNIALPDDIDEKEAVNVGLKYVNNDACYPSVIVVGQIMASLLSGKYDLSKTAVIITQTGGGCRASNYIGFIRRALKNTGMGQIPVISLSAQGIEKNPGFKIKPSMLNRAMQALVYGDLLMRVLYKTRPYEVTEGSANALHAKWNQICKESLKNGKQSEFKRNVDGIVAEFDALPLTDVSKPKVGIVGEILVKFLPAANNHLVEQLEAEGAEAVVPDLIDFFLYSTYNANFKAEYLGKSKKVAKICNIAIKVIEHYRKHAKKALMKSNRFEPPVPIKKLGDYASEFVSLGNQTGEGWFLTGEMIELIHSGVNNIVCTQPFGCLPNHVVGKGVIKVLRQSFKDVNIVAIDYDPGASEVNQLNRIKLMLSTAEKNLK from the coding sequence ATGACAAGAACATTAAATACTTTAGGAATTGATATTGGTTCCACAACGATTAAAGTAGTCGTTCTCGATGAACAAAAGAAAATTCTATTTTCTGACTATGAACGTCATTTTGCCAATATACAAGAAACACTGGCTAAACTAATAAAAAAGGCCTATGACAAACTTGGTGATATGGATTTTGCTCCAGTTATCACAGGTTCAGGCGGATTAACCATATCAAAATATTTAAACATTCCTTTTATTCAAGAAGTTGTAGCAGTCTCAACTGCTCTCGAGCACTATGCTCCCCAAACTGATGTTGCAATCGAGCTTGGCGGTGAAGATGCTAAGATTATATATTTCACTAATGGTATTGACCAAAGAATGAATGGTATCTGTGCTGGCGGCACTGGTTCCTTTATTGATCAAATGGCAACTTTACTAAAGACAGACGCCTCTGGGCTTAATGAATACGCAAAAAACTATAAAGCGATTTATCCAATTGCTGCAAGATGCGGTGTATTTGCTAAATCTGATATTCAGCCGTTAATTAATGAAGGTGCTACCAAAGAAGATTTATCTGCTTCAATATTCCAAGCTGTTGTTAATCAAACAATCAGCGGACTTGCTTGCGGAAAGCCAATTCGTGGTCATGTAGCATTTCTTGGAGGACCACTTCACTTTTTAACAGAATTAAAAGAAACTTTTGTTAGAACCTTAAATCTTACAGAAGAAGAAACGATCGTTCCTGATAACAGCCATTTATTCGCTGCCATCGGAAGCGCACTAAATTCAAAATTCGAAGGGATAACAAGCTTTAAGAGCCTATCAGCCTTGCTACATACCCATATTAATATTGAATTTGAAGTATCCCGAATGCAACCATTATTTGCATCAGAAGAAGAATATGCTTCCTTTACCGATAAACATGCAAAGCATATCGTTCAAAAAGGTGATCTATCTACTTACAAAGGCAATTGCTATTTAGGCATCGATGCCGGAAGTACGACAACGAAAGCTGCACTTGTTGGAGAAGATGGCAAATTACTATATTCTTTCTACAGCAATAATAATGGAAGTCCATTAAAGACAAGCATTACAGCAATCCAAGAGATCTACTCTCTTCTTCCTAAGGAAGCTAAAATTGTTCGTTCTTGCTCTACTGGATATGGTGAAGCATTAATTAAATCTGCACTTCTGTTAGACGAAGGTGAAGTAGAAACCGTTGCTCATTATCATGCTGCTGCCTTTTTTGAACCTGATGTAGACTGTATCTTAGATATCGGTGGTCAGGATATGAAATGTATTAAGATCAAAAATAGAGCTGTTGATAAAATTCAGTTAAATGAAGCTTGTTCTTCCGGATGTGGTTCCTTTATAGAAACCTTTGCAAAATCACTTAATTATTCCGTACAAGATTTTGCGAAAGTTGCTTTATTTGCAAAGAATCCTATCGATCTTGGATCTCGATGTACCGTATTTATGAATTCCAAAGTAAAACAAGCACAAAAAGAAGGCGCAAGTGTTGCTGATATCTCAGCCGGTCTTGCATATTCTGTTATCAAGAATGCTCTTCTTAAAGTAATTAAATTAACTGATCCAAAAGATCTTGGTAACAAAGTTGTCGTACAAGGTGGTACGTTCTACAACGATGCCGTATTACGTTCCTTCGAGCGCATTTCCGGATGTAATGCCGTAAGACCTGATATTGCCGGTATCATGGGCGCATTTGGTGCTGCTCTGATCGCTCGTTCTCATTATAAAGAACAACCTACAACAATGTTATCTATCGACGATATTAACGCTCTCACATATAAAACAACAATGACTCGTTGTCAGCATTGTACAAACCACTGTCTTTTAACTATTAATCGTTTTTCAGGTGGACGTAATTTCATCTCTGGTAATCGATGCGAGCGTGGTCTTGGTAAAGCAAAGAAAAGTACCGATGTTCCAAATTTATTTGAGTATAAATATAACCGAATGTTTGACTATAAACCTTTAGAGGAACAAGAAGCAAAACGTGGGGCTGTTGGTATTCCTCGAGTACTAAACCAATATGATAATTTCCCATTTTGGTTTACCTTCTTCACAGAATTAGGATATCGTGTTGAATTGAGTCCTCAATCAACTCGAAAAGTATATGAACTAGGAATCGAATCTATTCCAAGTGAGTCTGAATGTTATCCTGCAAAGTTAGCTCATGGACATGTAATGTGGCTGATCAAACAAGGAATCAAATATATCTTCTACCCATGTATTCCATTTGAACATCAAGAGTTCGAAGGGGTTAATAATCATTATAACTGCCCTATCGTAACCTCCTATGGTGAAAACATTAAGAATAACGTCGAAGAATTAAACGATCCATCCATTAAATATCAAAATCCATTCCTTTCATTTGAAAATGAAGAGATCATTACAAAACGTTTGATCGATGTGATGAAAGAAGAAAATGGAATTTCAGCAGAAGAGACAAAAGCCGCTGTTCATAAGGCTTATAAAGAATGGATGAATGCAAAAGACGATATTCGCAAAAAAGGTGAAGAGACCATCGAATATCTTAAGAGAACTGGTAAAAAAGGAATTGTCCTTGCCGGAAGACCTTATCATGTAGATAAAGAGATCAACCATGGTATCCCAGAATTGATCACATCCTATGATGTTGCAGTTTTAACAGAGGATTCCATCGCTCATTTAGGACATGTCGACCGTCCAACGATCTCAATGGATCAATGGGTTTACCACTCTCGTCTTTACGCTGCAGCAAGTTATGTCAGAACCAATCCGAACTTGGAATTAATCCAATTAAATTCATTCGGCTGTGGACTAGATGCCGTAACAACTGATCAAGTAAATGATATTTTAACGGATTCCGATAAGATCTATACCGTTCTTAAGATTGATGAAGTAAATAACTTAGGTGCTGCACGAATTCGTATCCGTTCTTTACTTTCTGCAATTCGTGAACGAGACGAAAACAAAGTAACAACAACCGTAAGAGACAGTGCACATCATCGTGTGATCTTTACCGAAGAAATGAAACAAAACTACACGATCCTTTGCCCACAAATGTCTCCAATCCACTTTGACTTAGTAAAAGCTGCATTAGACAGCTGTGGCTTCAATATCGCTTTACCTGATGATATTGATGAAAAAGAAGCGGTTAATGTTGGTCTAAAATATGTAAACAACGATGCCTGCTATCCATCTGTTATCGTAGTCGGCCAGATCATGGCTTCTCTTCTTTCCGGTAAATACGATCTAAGCAAAACTGCTGTTATCATCACTCAGACAGGTGGTGGATGTCGTGCATCTAACTATATCGGTTTTATTCGTCGTGCCCTAAAGAATACTGGTATGGGACAAATTCCTGTTATCTCATTAAGTGCTCAGGGAATTGAGAAAAACCCTGGCTTCAAGATCAAGCCTTCCATGTTAAACCGTGCAATGCAGGCATTGGTATATGGTGATTTATTAATGAGAGTTCTCTATAAGACAAGACCTTACGAAGTAACAGAAGGATCTGCCAATGCATTACATGCGAAATGGAATCAGATCTGTAAGGAAAGTCTTAAGAACGGAAAGCAAAGTGAGTTTAAACGTAATGTAGACGGTATCGTAGCCGAATTTGACGCTCTCCCACTTACCGATGTATCCAAACCAAAAGTAGGAATTGTTGGAGAAATTCTTGTAAAATTCCTTCCTGCTGCAAATAATCATTTAGTTGAGCAATTAGAAGCAGAAGGTGCAGAAGCCGTTGTTCCAGACTTGATCGACTTCTTCTTATACAGTACGTATAACGCTAATTTTAAGGCCGAATATCTTGGTAAGAGTAAAAAGGTCGCTAAGATCTGTAACATCGCTATTAAGGTAATTGAGCACTATAGAAAGCATGCAAAAAAAGCATTAATGAAGAGTAATCGATTTGAGCCACCTGTACCAATTAAAAAACTTGGTGACTATGCAAGCGAATTCGTCTCCCTTGGTAATCAAACTGGTGAAGGCTGGTTCTTAACCGGTGAAATGATAGAATTGATCCACTCAGGTGTTAATAACATTGTATGTACCCAGCCATTTGGATGTCTTCCAAATCACGTTGTCGGTAAAGGTGTCATTAAAGTATTACGTCAATCATTCAAAGACGTCAATATCGTAGCTATCGATTACGATCCTGGTGCCAGTGAAGTAAATCAATTAAACCGAATTAAATTAATGTTATCAACTGCAGAAAAAAACTTGAAATAA
- a CDS encoding magnesium and cobalt transport protein CorA, whose amino-acid sequence MIEIFKTFEDGVRRIDSMEEGSWIALTDPTATELLEVSDRYHIDIDHLRAPLDEEERSRIEVEDDYTLVLVDIPSIEQRNNKDCYVTIPLAIIIADDVIITNCLEETSILKSFMDGRVKGFYTFKKTRFILQILYKNATVYLQNLRVIDRKSEEIEHKLHQSTKNRELIELLELEKSLVYFTTSLRSNEVVLEKLMKIDSIKKYPEDTELLEDVIVENKQAIEMANIYSGILSGMMDAFASVISNNLNIVMKFLATVTIVLSIPTMIASFYGMNFDNIPLNHSPYGFYVVTLVAFAITGIIAYFFAKKDLF is encoded by the coding sequence ATGATAGAAATTTTTAAAACCTTTGAAGATGGTGTTCGTCGCATTGATTCTATGGAAGAAGGTAGCTGGATCGCATTAACGGATCCTACTGCAACTGAACTATTAGAAGTATCAGACCGGTATCATATCGATATCGATCATTTAAGAGCACCGTTGGATGAAGAAGAGCGATCCAGAATAGAAGTTGAAGATGACTATACTCTAGTTCTTGTGGATATTCCTAGTATTGAACAAAGGAATAATAAAGATTGTTATGTGACAATTCCACTTGCAATAATCATTGCAGATGATGTTATTATTACCAACTGCTTAGAAGAAACTTCGATTCTGAAAAGTTTTATGGATGGCAGGGTAAAAGGTTTCTATACCTTTAAGAAGACAAGATTTATTCTACAGATTCTTTATAAAAATGCAACAGTATACCTACAGAACTTACGCGTTATTGATCGCAAGAGCGAAGAAATTGAACATAAGTTGCATCAGTCAACAAAGAATCGAGAATTAATTGAGCTGCTAGAATTAGAGAAGAGCCTGGTGTACTTTACTACATCGCTACGTTCTAATGAGGTGGTACTTGAAAAGCTGATGAAGATTGATAGTATCAAAAAGTATCCAGAAGATACGGAATTATTAGAAGATGTTATTGTAGAAAACAAGCAGGCGATTGAAATGGCCAATATTTATAGTGGAATTTTAAGTGGTATGATGGATGCGTTTGCTTCTGTTATATCCAACAATCTGAATATCGTCATGAAGTTTTTAGCGACGGTGACGATTGTGTTATCCATTCCAACAATGATTGCCAGTTTCTATGGTATGAATTTTGATAATATCCCATTGAATCATAGCCCATATGGTTTTTATGTGGTAACTCTTGTTGCTTTTGCAATTACAGGTATTATCGCATACTTCTTTGCAAAAAAGGATTTGTTCTAA
- a CDS encoding uracil-DNA glycosylase, family 1, producing the protein MITKYDASWAEFLTVERLDMLKKIEEQIGADYTPKKENILRFLKQDLNEKKVIWLGQDPYFQPEVANGRSFQPDSLNRWDDKFKQVSLKNIIRLVHKSYFKFEHYEEIASYKEIVKQISTGEFPIKQPKEWFDSLERQGVLFLNTSFTCTVNEPNSHKDIWKEFSRELLAYIDEKRPDMIWFLWGKEAIKNVEFLKNGVRYESRHPMMCSSKYDDDFLKSKCFLNTFDRINWLG; encoded by the coding sequence ATGATTACAAAATATGATGCATCATGGGCTGAGTTTTTAACTGTGGAACGACTCGATATGCTTAAGAAGATCGAAGAGCAGATCGGAGCAGATTATACACCGAAGAAAGAGAATATATTACGCTTTTTAAAGCAGGATTTAAATGAGAAGAAGGTAATCTGGCTAGGTCAGGATCCTTATTTTCAACCGGAAGTTGCGAACGGAAGATCTTTTCAGCCGGATAGTCTTAACCGATGGGACGATAAATTTAAACAGGTAAGTTTAAAGAATATTATCCGTTTGGTTCATAAGTCTTACTTCAAGTTTGAGCATTATGAAGAGATCGCTTCTTACAAAGAAATCGTAAAGCAGATCAGTACGGGTGAGTTCCCAATTAAACAGCCAAAAGAATGGTTTGATTCGTTAGAGAGACAAGGGGTACTATTTCTTAATACTTCATTTACTTGTACGGTAAATGAACCAAATAGCCATAAGGATATATGGAAAGAGTTTTCTAGGGAGCTTCTTGCTTATATTGATGAGAAGAGACCCGATATGATCTGGTTCTTATGGGGAAAAGAAGCTATTAAAAACGTGGAGTTCTTAAAGAATGGGGTTCGTTATGAATCAAGACATCCGATGATGTGCTCTTCCAAATATGATGATGATTTTCTTAAATCAAAGTGTTTCTTAAATACATTTGATAGAATTAATTGGTTAGGTTAA
- a CDS encoding imidazole glycerol phosphate synthase cyclase subunit has protein sequence MFTKRIIPCLDVKNGRVVKGVNFVDLIDAGDPVAVGKAYDEAGADELVFLDITASSDARAIKLEMVRKVAESIFIPFTVGGGIRTIDDFKVILREGADKVAVNSAAIMNPHLISEAASKFGSQCVVVAIDAKKNTNGDGYTIYKNGGRIDMEMDAVEWAMQAEKLGAGEILLTSMDCDGTKDGYDLNLTKLVSENVNIPVIASGGAGKLEHFYTALTKGKADAVLAASLFHFKELEINEVKKYLQENGVSVRL, from the coding sequence ATGTTTACGAAACGTATCATACCGTGCTTAGATGTGAAGAACGGTCGAGTTGTAAAGGGAGTTAATTTCGTTGATCTGATCGATGCCGGAGATCCAGTTGCAGTCGGTAAGGCATATGATGAAGCAGGAGCAGATGAACTTGTATTTTTAGATATTACAGCTTCTTCGGATGCGAGAGCGATAAAATTAGAGATGGTTAGAAAGGTTGCTGAGAGTATCTTTATCCCATTTACGGTTGGCGGTGGAATTCGAACCATTGATGACTTTAAGGTTATTCTACGAGAAGGAGCAGATAAGGTAGCTGTGAATTCGGCTGCTATTATGAATCCTCATCTTATCTCGGAAGCAGCAAGCAAATTTGGCAGTCAGTGCGTAGTAGTTGCGATCGACGCGAAGAAGAACACAAATGGTGATGGTTATACAATCTATAAAAATGGTGGCAGGATCGATATGGAAATGGATGCAGTAGAATGGGCAATGCAGGCCGAAAAGCTTGGTGCAGGTGAGATTTTACTTACAAGTATGGATTGTGATGGAACAAAAGATGGTTATGACTTGAATCTCACGAAGCTTGTATCTGAAAATGTTAATATTCCTGTCATTGCAAGTGGCGGAGCAGGAAAGTTAGAGCACTTTTATACCGCGCTTACGAAGGGAAAGGCAGATGCCGTGCTAGCAGCCTCTCTGTTTCATTTTAAAGAACTTGAAATTAATGAGGTAAAAAAATATTTACAAGAGAATGGCGTTAGTGTACGATTATAA
- a CDS encoding imidazole glycerol phosphate synthase amidotransferase subunit, protein MIAIIDYDAGNLRSVEKAFVYLGQEVIVTRNKETILNADKVVLPGVGAFKEAMEKLHKYDLVDTIKEVVRQKKPFLGICLGLQLLFDYSEEGEGERGLGILPGKILRIPDKKGLKIPHIGWNDIEIKEDCPIFKELKQHSYVYFVHSYYLKAEVESDVAATTHYSTLIHAAIQHENVFACQFHPEKSGEVGLHILRNFANL, encoded by the coding sequence ATGATAGCAATTATTGATTATGATGCAGGTAACTTACGAAGCGTAGAGAAGGCTTTTGTCTATCTTGGTCAGGAAGTAATTGTTACAAGAAATAAAGAAACTATATTAAATGCAGATAAGGTAGTACTTCCTGGAGTAGGAGCTTTCAAGGAAGCGATGGAAAAACTACATAAATATGATTTGGTAGATACCATCAAAGAGGTCGTAAGACAAAAGAAGCCATTCTTAGGAATCTGCCTTGGCCTTCAGTTGTTATTCGATTATAGTGAGGAAGGAGAAGGGGAGAGAGGGCTTGGAATCTTACCAGGTAAAATACTTAGAATACCGGATAAGAAAGGACTTAAAATACCTCACATCGGTTGGAATGATATTGAGATAAAAGAGGATTGTCCTATCTTTAAAGAATTAAAGCAACACTCCTATGTATATTTTGTTCACTCTTATTATTTAAAGGCAGAGGTGGAGTCAGATGTAGCGGCTACTACTCATTATAGTACGCTGATCCATGCTGCTATTCAACATGAGAATGTCTTTGCGTGCCAGTTTCATCCGGAGAAGAGTGGAGAAGTGGGCTTACATATTTTACGCAACTTTGCGAATTTATAG
- a CDS encoding sulfate adenylyltransferase subunit 2 codes for MRYFENCSGRLHTIRPGDTLYKISQQYDVPIDAIFRANPYTDIYQLIIGERICVPTVWEIDDDDMNRPPLEPGPVEMPDDRMPMEPGPVEIPDDRMPMEPGPVEIPDDRMPMEPGPVEIPDDRMPMGPGPVETPNGRMPMGPGPVETPNGRMQNGRMPMGPGPVETPNGRMQNGRMPMGPGPVETPNGRMQNGRMPMGPGPVETPNGRMQNGRMPMGPGPVETPNGRMQNGRMPMGPGPVETPNGRMQNGRMPMEPGPVETPTRRLPMRNSMQDNVPRRPIDQEFSAEQSRQIYPFVIIEYVVHSRESLKDILDRFGMDMDSFSTYNDPRRVIIKEGTTVRVRNDQTMDDEKIE; via the coding sequence ATGAGATATTTTGAAAATTGTAGCGGCAGGTTGCATACAATAAGACCTGGTGATACTTTATATAAAATTAGTCAGCAATATGACGTGCCAATCGATGCTATCTTCCGTGCTAATCCTTATACTGATATATACCAGTTGATCATTGGAGAACGAATTTGCGTTCCAACTGTATGGGAAATAGATGATGATGATATGAATCGGCCGCCATTAGAACCAGGCCCTGTTGAGATGCCAGACGATAGAATGCCAATGGAACCAGGCCCAGTTGAAATTCCAGATGATAGAATGCCAATGGAACCGGGGCCGGTTGAAATTCCAGATGATAGAATGCCAATGGAACCGGGGCCGGTTGAAATTCCAGATGATAGAATGCCAATGGGACCGGGACCAGTTGAAACGCCAAATGGAAGAATGCCAATGGGACCGGGACCAGTTGAAACGCCAAATGGAAGAATGCAAAATGGAAGAATGCCAATGGGACCGGGACCAGTTGAAACGCCAAATGGAAGAATGCAAAACGGAAGAATGCCAATGGGACCGGGACCAGTTGAAACGCCAAATGGAAGAATGCAAAACGGAAGAATGCCAATGGGACCGGGACCAGTTGAGACGCCAAATGGAAGAATGCAAAACGGAAGAATGCCAATGGGACCAGGACCAGTTGAGACGCCAAATGGAAGAATGCAAAACGGAAGAATGCCAATGGGACCAGGACCAGTTGAAACGCCAAATGGAAGAATGCAAAACGGAAGAATGCCAATGGAACCAGGACCTGTAGAGACGCCAACTAGGAGGCTTCCAATGAGAAATAGCATGCAGGATAATGTACCAAGACGTCCAATCGATCAAGAATTTTCTGCGGAACAGTCAAGACAAATTTATCCTTTTGTTATTATAGAATATGTAGTACATTCAAGAGAGTCTCTAAAAGATATCTTAGATAGATTCGGAATGGATATGGATAGCTTCTCAACGTATAATGATCCTAGAAGAGTAATCATTAAAGAGGGGACTACGGTTCGGGTAAGAAATGACCAAACTATGGATGATGAAAAAATAGAATAA
- a CDS encoding pyruvate kinase codes for MNKKTKIICTIGPATSSPEQLKKLMLNGMDIARINFSHGTHESHGKTMDTIKKVREELGLPIAILLDTKGPEIRTKLLENDEKVELEAGQTFTLTIEDIIGNKEKVAVTYEDLTKDVVPGNTILIDDGLIELTVKEVTETDVVCEVINGGSLSNRKGVNIPSVNINLPAITEKDKEDIIFGINQGVDFIAASFVRSADAVSEIRKILKDSNSDIAIISKIENEEGINNLDSIIEASDGIMVARGDLGVEVPAECVPTLQKQIIQKCNDAYKPVITATQMLDSMIRNPRPTRAEVTDVANAIYDGTDAIMLSGETAMGKYPIEAVKMMANIAMETESNLDYKELLEEKKVHRSRGISSAICYSAIATAATLHSRVIIASSFSGYTARLVSKFRTKSMVVGLSPMERTLRKMQLYWGVKPILTDEVNSTDNLLESAIGKVKELGYVEKDDTVVLTAGVPAGKTGVTNMIKVVTID; via the coding sequence ATGAACAAGAAAACTAAAATTATCTGTACTATTGGACCAGCAACAAGCTCACCAGAGCAATTAAAGAAATTAATGCTTAATGGTATGGACATCGCAAGAATCAACTTTTCTCATGGAACACATGAATCTCATGGAAAAACTATGGATACAATTAAGAAAGTTAGAGAGGAGTTAGGTTTACCAATCGCGATCCTTTTAGATACTAAAGGACCTGAAATTCGTACTAAATTATTAGAAAACGATGAAAAGGTTGAGCTTGAGGCAGGACAAACATTTACTTTGACAATCGAAGACATCATTGGAAATAAGGAAAAAGTAGCTGTGACTTACGAAGATCTTACTAAAGATGTAGTTCCAGGAAACACAATCTTAATTGACGATGGTTTAATTGAATTAACTGTAAAAGAAGTAACAGAAACAGACGTAGTCTGTGAAGTAATCAATGGAGGATCTTTATCTAATCGTAAAGGTGTAAACATTCCAAGTGTTAACATTAATCTTCCAGCTATTACAGAAAAAGATAAAGAAGATATCATTTTTGGTATCAATCAAGGTGTTGATTTCATCGCTGCATCATTCGTTCGTAGCGCAGATGCTGTAAGTGAAATCAGAAAGATTTTAAAAGATAGTAATTCTGATATTGCTATTATCTCGAAAATTGAAAATGAAGAAGGTATCAACAATTTAGATTCAATCATTGAAGCTAGTGATGGTATCATGGTTGCACGTGGTGATTTAGGTGTTGAAGTACCAGCTGAATGTGTACCAACACTACAAAAACAAATCATCCAAAAATGTAACGATGCTTACAAACCAGTTATTACTGCAACACAGATGTTAGATTCTATGATCCGTAATCCAAGACCAACAAGAGCCGAAGTAACTGACGTTGCTAACGCAATCTATGATGGTACTGATGCGATCATGTTATCTGGTGAAACTGCAATGGGTAAATATCCAATCGAAGCAGTTAAGATGATGGCTAACATCGCAATGGAAACAGAATCAAACTTAGATTACAAAGAACTTCTTGAAGAAAAGAAAGTACATCGTTCAAGAGGAATTTCAAGCGCAATCTGTTATTCAGCAATCGCAACAGCTGCAACTCTTCACTCTAGAGTAATTATTGCATCAAGTTTCTCAGGTTATACTGCAAGATTAGTTTCTAAATTTAGAACAAAATCTATGGTAGTAGGTTTATCACCAATGGAAAGAACTTTAAGAAAAATGCAATTATACTGGGGTGTTAAACCAATTCTTACAGATGAGGTTAACTCTACAGATAACTTATTAGAATCTGCAATCGGCAAGGTGAAAGAATTAGGTTATGTAGAAAAAGATGATACTGTAGTATTAACTGCAGGTGTTCCAGCTGGTAAAACTGGTGTTACTAACATGATTAAAGTTGTTACAATTGATTAA
- a CDS encoding chemotaxis protein CheV: MDTGILLESGTNELEILEFTVGGNHYGINVAKIKEILPYKKPTPVPNAHPSIEGIFMPRDQIISIVDLAVSLKLPASKNPSTDMYIVTSFNQINTAFHVHGVSGIHRVSWNDISKPDSTISTDGASVATGIIKIQDKLIIILDFEKIVADISPETSLKISDLDMYDGSKRKDAPLIITEDSPLLGQLIYDCLHKAGYTNVTRMNNGAEAWELLKKYKAEGNPADKVACLITDIEMPQMDGHHLTKLIKDDDQLKSIPVVIFSSLVNEEMYRKGEAVGANMQLSKPEIGKLVHAIDSLVLK; encoded by the coding sequence ATGGATACAGGAATATTACTAGAAAGTGGAACCAATGAATTGGAAATCCTCGAATTTACTGTTGGTGGAAACCATTATGGAATCAATGTCGCAAAGATTAAAGAAATTTTACCATATAAAAAACCAACTCCAGTGCCAAATGCGCACCCAAGTATTGAAGGAATTTTTATGCCTAGAGATCAAATCATCTCGATCGTTGATCTTGCAGTCAGCTTAAAACTTCCAGCTTCAAAGAATCCTAGTACAGATATGTATATCGTTACTAGCTTTAATCAAATTAATACTGCATTTCACGTACATGGCGTAAGCGGTATTCATCGTGTCTCTTGGAATGATATTTCAAAACCAGATTCAACGATCAGTACGGATGGTGCAAGTGTAGCCACTGGAATTATAAAGATTCAAGATAAATTGATCATTATTTTAGATTTTGAAAAGATCGTAGCTGATATCAGTCCAGAAACATCACTTAAGATTTCTGATCTTGATATGTATGATGGATCTAAGAGAAAAGATGCACCACTTATTATTACAGAAGATTCACCATTGCTTGGACAGCTTATTTATGACTGTCTTCATAAAGCAGGGTACACTAATGTAACTAGAATGAATAACGGTGCAGAAGCATGGGAACTTTTGAAAAAGTACAAAGCAGAAGGAAATCCTGCGGATAAGGTAGCTTGTTTAATTACAGATATCGAAATGCCACAGATGGATGGACATCATCTTACAAAACTAATCAAAGATGATGATCAATTAAAATCTATTCCTGTTGTAATCTTCTCATCTCTTGTAAATGAAGAAATGTATCGTAAAGGAGAAGCGGTTGGTGCTAATATGCAGTTATCAAAACCTGAGATTGGTAAATTAGTTCATGCAATCGATTCTTTAGTATTGAAATAG